The genomic window CCGGCAGCCCCGACCCCGAGCTCGCCCGCGAGGCCCGCCGCGTCCTCGCTCGCCTCCCCGTCGACGAGTAGGACGATCCGGGCCGGGCCATCACACCACGGACCGATCTCATCGCGGCCCCGCGTGGCTGCGGCGGACCGGAGCGACACCAAGGGCGGTCGGGCGGCTCGCGGCGAGGCCTCCCTCGCCGTCCGTGGCGATCCCGCGGCCTCGCCTCCGGCCCTGCCGCGGCCACCCGGAGGGCCGGCCCAATCTTCCGCGGCCGCGCGCGGGCCATGGGTGGCTGTGGCGGAAGCGCAGCGACGCCACGGAGGGGCGGGCCGGGGCGCGGACCGATGGCCGGCCCGCGGGGCTCGGCGATCCCGCGGCCTCGCCTCCGGCCCTGCCGCGGCCACCCGGAGGGCCGGCGATGTCCCTCCGTGATTCCCTTCCCGCGTCCGGCGCACGCCTCGACGGGATGAACCGGGACGCCCCGTTCCAGCCCCCGCTCTCGTCTCGGCGGGGAACGCGGCCTTCGATCAGCGGCCCTTGGCCGTCCCCGGGCGGGTGTTGAACGCCACGGCGGCCCGGATCAGGGCCTTCAGCGCCTCCTCATCCACCGGGTCGCCCTCGCGGAAGTCGATCGCGCGCCGGGCGTTGCCCTCGAGGCTGGCGTTGAAGAGGCCCGACGGGTCCGGCAGCGAGGCCCCCTTCGCGAAGGTCAGCTTCACGACGCCCTTGTACGTCTCCCCGGTGCAGACGATCCCGCCGTGCGAGAACGTCGGCACCCCCGCCGGATTCGACGGCTTGACCCACTTCCGCTCCTCGACCATCTCCGGATCCGCCTCCAGGATCAGGGCGCGGAGCCGCGCGAGCATCTCGCCCCGCCAGTCGCCCGCGGCATCGCCCGGCCTCGATGCATCGTCCCCGGCCCGGTCCTTCTTCATGACCTTTCAACCTCCCTCGTCGTGCGCCGCGCATCGCTCATGCGTCCCATCCTACCTCGTGGTGGATGACCCCGCCTCGCGAACCCCGTCCCCGTGGGTCGGGGATGTTTCTCCGGGCACCGTCCCGAATGACTGCGGAGCCATCACGGGGAGGTTGACAGTCGGCACCGCCCCGCATGCACGGGTGACCACGATCGTCAGATCGTGGTTCGGACGGGCGAAGCCTCCAGCCTCGCACGTCAGTGCGACCCGGGACGCGGGGCATCGAGATCAGGACGAGCCTCCCCCGCGGGCCGAGGCCGGCCCCGCCGATCCGGCTGACGCCGGAGGCTGGAGGCTTCGCCCGTCCGAACCACCCGCTCACGCGGGTGGTCACGTGTCCATGGATCCCCCGGCGAAGTGTCAAGTTGGGGCTCCAGCATTTGGGACGATCCCTTTCTCCGGGCCCCGCGAGCCTCCCGGAGAATGATCAGCGGGGCCGCGCGAAGACGGGACGGCCGTCGAGGTAGGTCGTCAGGGCGCGGGCCTCCCGGATCTGCTCCTCCGGGCAGGTCAGCAGGTCGCGATCGAGGACCACGAGGTCCGCCTGCTTGCCCACCTCGAGGGAGCCGATCCGGTCCTCCAGGAACAGCAGGTGCGCGTTGTTGATGGTGTAGAACCGGATCGCCTGCGCGCGGGTCAGGGCCTCCTCGGGGTGGAGCTGGCCCTCGTAGCCGCGGGCCCGCCGGGTGATCGCGACCCACATGCCCAGGAACGGATTGTAGGGATTGATCGACCGGAGCGAGCCGATCTTCTGCATGTGGTCGGAGCCGCCCCCGGCGACCACGCCGGCCGCGAAGAGGGACTTCAGCGGCTGGAAATAGCGCAGCCGGCCGTCGCCGAACTGGGCGGCGAGCGTCCGCGTGTCGAGGTAGAGCCAGGCCGGCTGGATGTCGACCATCACGCCGAGCCTCGCGGCCGTGGCGATGGCCTCGCGGCTCATGAAGTTCGAGTGCGTCACGCACGGCCGGGTGGGGGCCACCGGCGTCCGCTCGTTGACCTCCGCATAGGCATCGAGCAGGGCGTGCACGGCGCCGTCCCCGACGCTATGGGCCGTGAATTGCAGCCCCTGTTCGACGGCCGCCCGCACCATCGGGACCAGCCGGTCGCGGGGGATGAACAGCACGCCGCGATACGCCGGGTCGTCGATCGCGTAGATCCGGCTGATCCCCCAGGGCTCGCGCATGTAGGCGCTGCCGGTGAGCATGCCGCCGTCGAGGTACGTCTTGATCCCGACGATCCGCAGCCGGGGCCCGCCCCTGCGGAGCGGGTGCTCCGCCACGCGGCGGATCTCGGCGAGGATGTCGTCGAGCGGGCCCAGGTTCTCGACGTGCCGCGAGATCCCGAGGCGGACGGTGAGCGCACCGGCCTGGTGAAGCCTCCCGTACCGCTCCACCGCGGCGCCGTCCGCGTCGCGGTCGATCACCGCGGTGATCCCGACCGAGTTGTAGTCGCGGAACAGCTCGAGCAGTCGCCGCTCCCGGTCCGACTCCGACGGTTCCCGCCCGGTCGGCTGGACCTTCACGTACCGCGTGAGGTTCCGGAGGATGCCGGTCGGCTCGCCCGTCCTCGGGTCCTTCTCGACCTTGCCCGGCCCGTCGGGCCGGAAATTCCTGTCGATGCCGCTGAGCCTCAAGGCCGGCGAGTTGAGCGACGCATCCGGGCCGGTGGAGAAGAGCACCGGGTTCTCGGGCGCGGCCCGATCCAGCTCGTCGCGGGTCGGATAGCGCCGCTCCTTCAATCGGGTGATGAAGACCTGGCGGACGACGATCCATCGCCCCGGGCCCAGCGCCCCGGCCCGCGAGCGGACGTAAGCCAGCACGTCCGCGATGGTCTCCATCTCGGGGATCTCGTGGTCGAACTCGGTCATGCTCGCGTCGGTCGGGTGGGCGTGCGAGTCGATCAGGCCCGGCAGGACCGTCTTGCCGCCCAGGTCGATCACCTCCGTCCGCGGCCCGCGGGTGGAGAGGACCTCCTCGTCGGTGCCGACGCGGAGGATGCGATCACCGCGGATCGCCACGGCCTGGCGGACCGAGAAGTCGTGATCCACAGTGACGACCTTGCCGCGGTGCAGGATCAGGTCCGCCTCGTCGGCCGCCGCGGCGAGCCCGCAGAGCCCGAGGCACAGGGACGGGAGCCATGCGGCGAGGCATCGACCGACGCGGGGCTTGATCATGGGGGACTCGCTATGAGGCATTCGAGGACGCGGGCCGGTCGTCACGTGCCGATCCTCGCCGGCCCGCCTCGCTCCCCGCCATCACGCGAATCCTATCCGAGCGACGCGGCCCGCGACAGGGTCCGCGTCGGCCCGCCTTCGCCTCTCCCTCGGCGAGGCTCGGCGTTGCCCACAATTCGGCCGGCGGACCTTTCTGTCCCCTCTCCCCACCGCGGGGGAAGGTCAGGGTGAGACGGCGACCGCCCCGGACAGGCGTGGAGAGCTCGGGATTGTGCGTCGCGCTGCGTCTCTCCTGCTCGGGGCCTCGTGCTTCGCGATGGAGATCCGACGCGTCCCGCCCGCCCTGCCTGGCCGGCTTACACTCATCCGACTCCTCCATTCGGTCGGCCCTCGCGTCCAGGTATGCCGAGATGGGGGCCTTTCGAAGAGCGGCTCGGTTGGAATCCTCGCGCAAGCTGCGTGAGTATTGGGCGGGGCAGTCCTCCATCGACCTCTCGGAATCTGACCAGTGCCCCAGGATGGCGATGTGGCGAGCCTCTTCCGTCCAGGCCATAGTGGGGAAGAAGTGGGTGACGGGCTTCACCAACGGCGAGGAGGAGGCCGTCCACCTCACCGAGGTCGTGCCCTTCCTCGTGGAGGACGAGCTGAAGCGCCTGGGGGCGCTCTACGAGAAGGGGCCGGACTGGGCGAGCTTCGTCGTCACCGACGGGCGGCTCGTCACCGGCCAGAACCCGGCCTCGTCCCGCGCGGGGGCCGAGGCGCTCCTCAAGCTCCTGGCCTGACGGGCGCCGGCGGCCGTGACCTCAACGGGGCTCCGGCCCCGCCCGGGAGGGAGGGGCCGCGGGCGACGGTGTTTGAACCGACTGCCTCCTGCTCCGACTCGTCTTCGTCCGACAGTTCATCCTCGAAATTGAAGGTCGCCTGCTCCTCCAGCCACCTCTCCTTGAGGGTCGAATCCGTCTTCATCGCTTGATCCAACGCCAGGCTCTCGCGGTACTGGGCGGCCTCGGCTTGCAGGGTCCAGGTCGCGTCGATCTGCAGTTTTTCCACGGCCTCGCGGATGTCGCTGAGCGGGAGTTTGAAGAACTCCTTGCGCTTGTTGACCTTGTTCACCTGGCGTTCGACGAAGAGGCGGTGGAGGGCGATCTCGAGGGCGGGGGCGTCGTCGGAGGAAAGCATGGCGTGGACGTCGAATGGGAACGGGACGCTGGCGTCGCCGAGCTCGCGGACGCGTTCCAGGGGGTCGAGGCGGCGGGTCAGGCCGATCTTGTAGACGTCCTCGCCGAAGGAGCCGACGTTGCTGATCACGTAGACGTGGCCCTTCTTCGTCTGCTGGGCCATCGAGAGGGCCTTGCGACCCTTCTCCTCGGCCTCCAGCAGCTTCGCATTCAGGTCGGAGAGCTGGGCCTGGTACTTGGCCTTCTCCGATTCGCTCGCCTGCTCGAACTGCTCACGGATCCGGGCGATGGCCCGGTTGACGAGCTCCTCCTCGCGGGCGGCCTGCTTGATCGCCCGCTCGATCTCGCGCTTCGCCCGCTGCTCCTCGCGGATCTGCTCGCGGATCGCCCGCTGCTCCTCGCGGGCCTGCTCCTTGAGCCGCTGGACGGCGACGGCCGCCTTCAACTCGCCGAGGCGGGCGTCGAGGTATTCCCGCTGGATGCGGGCGTCCTTGTAGACCTCGCCATCCTTGTTGACGAGGGCGTAGGCATCCTTCATCTCCTGGGCCAGGCGGGCGTGATTGCCGGACCTGACGCGGGAGAGGATCGTGTCGACCTGACCATTGAAGGTGCCGAGGACGAACTTGAGCGCGTGGTCTCGCTTCCAGCCGTCGGGGTAGCCGCAGGTCGCGGCGGTGCCGTTCCGCTGCATCAGGCGGGTCCGCTCGCGGGCGAGCTTGAGCTTCTCGCCGGGCTTGCTGAAGCCGAACTCGTCGGCCAGCTCGTCCAGGGCGTGGGGCAGGGGGGCGATCGGGACGTTCTCGTACCGCTTGATGGTTCGTTCCAGGGCCTGGATCACGTCCTCGTACTCTCGTGCCTTGCCGCGGGCTGCGAAGGCATCGGCATCGATCGCACGGGCGCGTGCCTCTGCGTCCAGGCGGATCTGGAGGGCGAGGGTCGTCGCGCCGTTCAGGGCGGTGTCGGCCTGCTCCCGCTTCTCCTTCGCGTCCTTGCGGGCCTTCGAGGCGATGTCGCGGGCCTCCTTGCTCGCCTCCGCGAGCGTGACCTGGGCCTCCCGGCGGAGGCGGTAGGCCTCGTCCTTGACTCGCTGGGCCGCGTCGTGGGTGATCGTCGCCTCGCCGTCGGCCTGGGCCCGGATCTTGCGGGCCTGTTCCTGGGCCTCGGCCGTGGCGAAGTCGATGATCTCCTGAGATCGACGCTCCGCCTCGGCGATCTTCGCTGCGATCTCCGCTTCCGTCCGCCGGGCCTTCTCGATGACGTTCGGGATGTGGCGGATCTTCTCGAGCCTGGACAGCTCGGACTCGTAC from Aquisphaera giovannonii includes these protein-coding regions:
- a CDS encoding DUF1801 domain-containing protein, coding for MKKDRAGDDASRPGDAAGDWRGEMLARLRALILEADPEMVEERKWVKPSNPAGVPTFSHGGIVCTGETYKGVVKLTFAKGASLPDPSGLFNASLEGNARRAIDFREGDPVDEEALKALIRAAVAFNTRPGTAKGR
- a CDS encoding amidohydrolase → MIKPRVGRCLAAWLPSLCLGLCGLAAAADEADLILHRGKVVTVDHDFSVRQAVAIRGDRILRVGTDEEVLSTRGPRTEVIDLGGKTVLPGLIDSHAHPTDASMTEFDHEIPEMETIADVLAYVRSRAGALGPGRWIVVRQVFITRLKERRYPTRDELDRAAPENPVLFSTGPDASLNSPALRLSGIDRNFRPDGPGKVEKDPRTGEPTGILRNLTRYVKVQPTGREPSESDRERRLLELFRDYNSVGITAVIDRDADGAAVERYGRLHQAGALTVRLGISRHVENLGPLDDILAEIRRVAEHPLRRGGPRLRIVGIKTYLDGGMLTGSAYMREPWGISRIYAIDDPAYRGVLFIPRDRLVPMVRAAVEQGLQFTAHSVGDGAVHALLDAYAEVNERTPVAPTRPCVTHSNFMSREAIATAARLGVMVDIQPAWLYLDTRTLAAQFGDGRLRYFQPLKSLFAAGVVAGGGSDHMQKIGSLRSINPYNPFLGMWVAITRRARGYEGQLHPEEALTRAQAIRFYTINNAHLLFLEDRIGSLEVGKQADLVVLDRDLLTCPEEQIREARALTTYLDGRPVFARPR
- a CDS encoding GIY-YIG nuclease family protein; the protein is MLYALLIVLCFALVGIALFFFLRAGELKAQVSQLETAWKEREGAYESELSRLEKIRHIPNVIEKARRTEAEIAAKIAEAERRSQEIIDFATAEAQEQARKIRAQADGEATITHDAAQRVKDEAYRLRREAQVTLAEASKEARDIASKARKDAKEKREQADTALNGATTLALQIRLDAEARARAIDADAFAARGKAREYEDVIQALERTIKRYENVPIAPLPHALDELADEFGFSKPGEKLKLARERTRLMQRNGTAATCGYPDGWKRDHALKFVLGTFNGQVDTILSRVRSGNHARLAQEMKDAYALVNKDGEVYKDARIQREYLDARLGELKAAVAVQRLKEQAREEQRAIREQIREEQRAKREIERAIKQAAREEELVNRAIARIREQFEQASESEKAKYQAQLSDLNAKLLEAEEKGRKALSMAQQTKKGHVYVISNVGSFGEDVYKIGLTRRLDPLERVRELGDASVPFPFDVHAMLSSDDAPALEIALHRLFVERQVNKVNKRKEFFKLPLSDIREAVEKLQIDATWTLQAEAAQYRESLALDQAMKTDSTLKERWLEEQATFNFEDELSDEDESEQEAVGSNTVARGPSLPGGAGAPLRSRPPAPVRPGA